In Flavobacterium sp. N3904, one DNA window encodes the following:
- a CDS encoding OmpA family protein — protein sequence MKNIILLYFTIICLFSFDSYAQKAKVSNADKKYDSYAYIDAIKTYERVVDKGYKSAEMFEKLGNSYYFNSQWDKAAKWYYELFAITSNVEPEYYYRYAHCLRSTGQNEKANEMLILYSQKSSNSNKGELYMKEVNYLDQIKANSGRYKIKDAGINTKYSDYGSSFYNDKLVFTSSRDTGSLGQRKHTWTDQYFTNLYETELSGDSLQTGKTEKFSRKVKSRFHEASAIFTKDGNTMYFTRNNYLDGKKGKDGNKVTLIKIYKAEYVNNDWTNITELPFNSNNYSAAHPALSPDEKTLYFVSDMPGTIGQSDIFKVKINFDRSFGLPENLGETINTEGKETFPFVTDENEIYFASDGHSGLGGLDIFVSKMNPDGTFGEVQNVGADVNSPKDDFAYLINTKSRIGFFSSNRDGGKGYDDIYTFLEIRPIKCQQEINGFITDLATGQILPGAIVTLYDSQHQKINSINSDDKGYYSFVVDCNKTYSVRAEKEDYTSKEKTIITSHVTGITRLDLALEKVLCKVAVGDDLGKCFAIKWIYFDLDKSNIRPEAALDLAKILDVMKEYPTMKIDIRSHSDSRASFKYNEALSERRAKSTRDWLIRNGVSPDRVTGKGYGETQLFNKCSDGVICTEEEHQQNRRSEFIITAL from the coding sequence ATGAAAAATATTATACTTCTTTACTTTACGATAATATGTCTTTTTTCATTTGACAGTTATGCTCAAAAAGCTAAGGTATCAAATGCAGACAAAAAATATGATAGTTATGCTTACATAGATGCCATAAAAACCTACGAAAGAGTTGTTGACAAGGGATACAAATCTGCTGAAATGTTTGAAAAGCTGGGAAATTCATACTATTTTAATTCGCAATGGGACAAAGCAGCAAAATGGTATTATGAATTATTTGCAATAACTTCGAATGTTGAACCAGAATATTACTATCGATATGCCCATTGCTTACGATCTACAGGGCAAAATGAAAAAGCAAATGAAATGTTGATCCTTTACAGTCAAAAATCAAGTAATTCAAATAAAGGAGAACTCTACATGAAAGAAGTGAATTACCTAGATCAGATCAAGGCCAATTCTGGAAGATACAAAATTAAGGATGCAGGTATTAATACAAAATATTCTGATTACGGAAGTTCATTTTATAATGATAAACTGGTTTTTACATCTTCCAGAGACACAGGAAGTTTAGGACAAAGAAAACATACTTGGACAGATCAATATTTTACAAACTTATACGAAACTGAATTGAGTGGTGATTCCTTACAAACAGGAAAAACAGAAAAATTTTCCAGAAAAGTAAAGTCAAGATTCCATGAAGCCAGCGCCATATTTACAAAAGACGGTAATACCATGTATTTTACACGCAATAATTATTTGGATGGTAAAAAAGGAAAAGATGGAAACAAAGTTACTTTAATCAAAATTTACAAAGCCGAATATGTTAATAATGATTGGACAAACATAACCGAATTGCCATTTAACAGTAACAATTATAGTGCGGCTCATCCAGCACTTAGTCCAGATGAAAAGACCCTATATTTTGTTTCGGACATGCCTGGAACAATTGGCCAATCTGATATTTTTAAAGTAAAAATAAATTTTGACCGTAGCTTTGGATTACCTGAAAATTTAGGTGAAACTATTAATACAGAAGGCAAGGAAACTTTCCCATTTGTAACTGACGAAAATGAAATCTATTTTGCTTCAGACGGGCATTCTGGATTGGGAGGCTTGGATATTTTTGTATCCAAGATGAATCCTGATGGTACTTTTGGAGAGGTTCAAAATGTAGGTGCAGATGTTAATTCCCCAAAAGATGATTTTGCATATTTGATAAATACAAAATCACGAATTGGTTTTTTCTCTTCCAATAGAGACGGTGGCAAAGGTTATGATGATATTTACACATTTCTAGAAATTAGACCTATCAAATGTCAACAAGAAATAAATGGGTTTATAACCGATTTGGCTACTGGACAAATACTTCCAGGTGCAATTGTCACATTATATGACAGTCAACACCAAAAAATAAATTCAATAAATTCTGATGATAAAGGATACTACTCTTTTGTAGTTGATTGTAATAAAACATACAGTGTAAGAGCTGAAAAAGAGGACTACACTAGCAAAGAAAAAACGATTATAACCTCTCACGTAACAGGAATTACCAGGTTGGATTTAGCATTAGAAAAAGTATTATGCAAAGTCGCGGTAGGCGATGATTTAGGGAAATGTTTTGCAATTAAATGGATTTATTTTGACCTAGACAAATCAAACATAAGACCCGAAGCAGCATTGGATTTAGCAAAAATATTAGATGTCATGAAAGAATATCCCACAATGAAAATTGACATTCGTTCTCATTCTGATAGTCGGGCATCGTTTAAATACAATGAAGCATTATCTGAACGCAGAGCTAAATCTACAAGAGATTGGTTAATTAGAAATGGTGTTAGCCCAGACAGAGTAACGGGCAAAGGATATGGTGAAACACAATTATTTAATAAATGTTCTGATGGGGTGATATGTACTGAAGAAGAACATCAACAAAATAGACGCAGTGAATTTATCATTACCGCTTTATAA
- a CDS encoding type IX secretion system membrane protein PorP/SprF, whose product MKTKLFSIVIMFTAFVSFAQQDAQYTQYMYNTINVNPAYAGSRGALSIFALHRAQWVGLDGAPVSNTVSVNTPFNNSNLGLGVSLINDEIGPSTDNSISTDISYTIPVSESYKLSFGIKGTINIFNIDINKLNPVDQTDPQFQNFDNDVSPNIGAGLYLHSQKAYLGFSVPNFIETDAYNDNDVAIYKEKINYYLIGGYVFDLNSSIKFKPTFLTKMTEGAPLQVDISGNFLFNEKFMVGVAYRWSASLSAMVGFQITDAFYVGYAYDFETTELNNYNNGSHEIFIRYEIFKKNSKIITPRFF is encoded by the coding sequence ATGAAAACAAAATTATTTTCAATCGTTATAATGTTTACAGCCTTTGTAAGTTTTGCGCAACAAGATGCTCAATATACTCAATATATGTACAACACAATAAATGTAAATCCTGCTTATGCGGGCTCAAGAGGTGCACTAAGTATATTTGCTTTACATCGTGCTCAATGGGTAGGATTAGACGGTGCACCAGTATCGAATACCGTTTCTGTTAATACACCTTTTAATAATAGCAATCTAGGACTTGGTGTATCTCTAATAAATGATGAAATAGGGCCTTCTACCGACAATTCAATTTCTACAGACATATCATACACTATTCCTGTTTCAGAATCTTACAAGCTCTCATTTGGTATTAAAGGGACTATTAACATTTTCAATATTGATATTAACAAATTGAATCCTGTTGATCAAACTGATCCTCAATTTCAAAATTTTGACAACGACGTTTCTCCAAATATTGGTGCTGGACTTTACTTACATTCTCAAAAAGCATATTTAGGGTTTTCAGTTCCAAACTTTATCGAAACTGATGCTTATAACGATAATGATGTAGCCATTTACAAAGAAAAAATAAACTACTACTTAATTGGAGGTTATGTATTTGATTTAAATTCTTCTATAAAGTTCAAACCAACTTTTTTGACAAAAATGACTGAGGGAGCTCCACTACAAGTTGATATTTCCGGGAATTTTTTATTTAATGAAAAATTTATGGTTGGTGTTGCCTATCGTTGGAGCGCTTCATTGAGCGCTATGGTTGGATTCCAAATTACAGATGCTTTTTATGTGGGTTATGCCTATGATTTTGAAACAACCGAATTAAATAATTATAATAATGGTTCGCATGAAATTTTTATTCGATATGAAATATTCAAGAAAAACAGTAAAATAATTACTCCTAGATTTTTCTAA
- a CDS encoding gliding motility-associated C-terminal domain-containing protein: MKKLLHFSNYLYGLKKELFTVILILSSALGFAQTITPTKSVTVRPGVCGTIDVELKIEGANPVSRPLEVVLVIDVSGSMGDGNNPKPLAHAQDAAIDFINKAFLPANNTTGKNRISIVQYNNSASVVIPLTLSTGQTDLINAINALTANGSTNIQDGIKKADEELTAHGTFDCVTSRSIVLLTDGVSNRVENDRSCSPGLDGECIQLPIAAATNAKTTTVSNVEYNNQIFCIGLFGAISGTDQTNAEYALNNIQSAGVYFTESGVNLTGIYGQIFTKLSWIAQQISGTAFDKETVNTDFMIGAVTPSKGTASVSGQVISWNIDFLNVETITLKYELTPKSKVCGTKTVSTSRLDYRNSACASAFLDISTPSTNISCPSVTLAAQTNINCFGDSTGTITINNATGGTGPYTYAWKKIGSAYATTQNLTGLGAGTYTVIATDANGCTSSELSVIITQPNAALSITVTSQTNVNCYNDNIGAIDLTISGGTAPYTFSWKKDAAAIAAATEDLTGIGAGTYEVTVTDNKGCKTTKSITITQPNAALNVTVTSQTNVNCYNDTTGAIDLTISGGTAPYTFSWKKDATAIAATTEDLTGIGAGTYEVTVTDNKGCKATKSITIIQPSAALTCSITQDKAVSSNGLSDGQATVTPLGGNGEYTYLWDNGETTQKAVGLNAGSHSVTVTDSKGCKTTCEITITQPNVLSCSITQDAPAKCYGDSNGIATVTAIGGNGEYTYLWDNGETTAQAVSLNAGSHTVTVTDKLGYKTTCNVVIGQPQDALTCSITQDKAVSSNGLSDGQATVTPLGGNGEYTYLWDNGETTQQAIGLNAGSHSVTVTDSKGCKTTCEITIMQPNVLSCSITQDAPAKCYGDSNGIATVTAIGGNGEYTYLWDNGETTAQAVSLNAGSHTVTVTDKLGYKTTCNVVIGQPQDALTCSITQDKAVSSNGLSDGQATVTPLGGNGEYTYLWDNGETTQKAIGLNAGSHSVTVTDSKGCKTTCEITITQPNVLSCSITQDAPAKCYGDSNGIATVTAIGGNGEYTYLWDNGETTAQAVSLNAGSHTVTVTDKLGYKTTCNVVIGQPQDALTCSITQDKAVSSNGLSDGQATVTPLGGNGEYTYLWDNGETTQQAIGLNAGSHSVTVTDSKGCKTTCEITIMQPNVLSCSITQDAPAKCYGDSNGIATVTAIGGNGEYTYLWDNGETTAQAVSLNAGSHTVTVTDKLGYKTTCNVVIGQPQDALNATAVIINNNNCVGCNNGSIDLTVSGGTAPYSFLWSNGATTEDISNLTNGTYSVEITDAKGCKANYTFNISESSISITKDGTYVDSNQDGITNVGDIVSYNFVITNTGSVTITNITVTDNNAIITGGPIATLAPGATDSTTFSGSHVITQEDINKGYVYNLATATGYDPEDKPVTDISSDPTPCTTCPIDPECPDCTITPLTQTPGINITKDGTYVDSNQDGITNVGDVVTYNFVIKNTGNTTLTNITVTDNNATIIGGPIATLTVGATDSTTFSGTHIITQEDINIGYVYNLATVIGKDPKDNPVTDTSSDPTPCTTCPINPECPDCTITPLTQTSGLVVIKTATTASYSIVGDVINYTITVKNTGNTTLHQITVKDPLTGLDTIIEVLAPGASAEYTQSYTVTQEDLNKGSVTNVAKADGFTPNDTPISASDDEIVNEKPNAIDAVDDNAGTIVGVNQTTPNVINVFTNDTLNASPVNPADVILTTVTSNPFLQMNPDGSIDVLPNAPVGVQTMTYQICEKLNNTNCDTATVTVTIEGPSMTVSGEGTCTNDVPYFSYTTTANNFTPVNGLTLTWTDSNNNVVATMTNLPLNGKVLWPGAVVDANGNGIDWPGWILVDGKWIEGSDGFENLRPTASVTFTLNPSETIIAHYPPSTPYCTARPVFTIDAVDDTAGPIDGINGASNVLNVFNNDTLNTVAVNPADVTLTLVTPDPTGFMTMNTDGSIDLKDGTPAGTYILTYQICEIADDGNCDTATVTITVICNDKTKISGIVFNAGTNTPLANVPVNLVPQGTTTGPIQIRITNAQGYYNFTGMVPGDYLVQVQDANLNAAYQLYPVNSSLFFTTLENCKYQTHDFGYDKSELPVLGDFVWYDANNNGIQDEWFDANNDNLVTQNIPDANGSFEYSKWEWIDLNGDGSYKGQVNVGELNAAGFGNAKSPNLFVTGPNDYNKSVIIGIQGFWRNRPPVGAFGDYKVELKMDANLEAQSSAIGATGLVKVLPSTTKNENPKNTGKPSSFEVCGPTNGNPQTAAVTANNQVHLDIDFGISCKMFANIQATPDTYNVTQCSIIDDIRNALSNDLLNGSPANISDFKFKLLTALGQYIKIDDAGNVTFVNGVAAGQYTFDYQVCEAANPTNCSTSTITINVAGIEPVTISSATCNADTTPVDLTALLPQGIPTNGTWIDTENTGGLNGNILNAFGIPVNKYKYEYKITGDCPRSIFLELDINDDCKVLPCKTIIVHNAFSANEDGKNDYFQIENLENNDCYKNIRVEIFNRWGVLVFEKDNYNNEGNAFRGKSEGRTTINKNDGLPTGTYFYILSYDTVDGLGKILNVKKDGYLYLVK; encoded by the coding sequence ATGAAAAAACTTTTACACTTCAGCAATTATTTATATGGACTAAAAAAAGAACTTTTCACAGTTATTTTGATTTTATCCTCTGCATTGGGATTTGCACAAACCATCACTCCTACCAAGAGTGTTACGGTTCGACCAGGTGTTTGCGGTACAATTGATGTAGAATTAAAAATTGAAGGCGCAAACCCAGTTTCAAGGCCTCTTGAAGTTGTTTTGGTAATTGATGTATCTGGAAGTATGGGTGACGGTAACAACCCAAAACCCTTAGCACATGCACAGGATGCCGCTATTGATTTTATAAATAAAGCTTTTCTTCCTGCCAATAATACAACTGGTAAAAATAGAATTTCAATCGTTCAATATAATAATAGCGCTTCAGTTGTTATACCATTGACACTGTCTACCGGACAAACTGATTTAATAAATGCTATAAATGCATTGACTGCAAATGGGAGCACCAATATTCAAGATGGTATAAAAAAAGCTGACGAAGAGTTGACTGCTCATGGAACTTTTGACTGTGTGACTTCTAGAAGTATTGTTTTATTGACTGATGGGGTCTCAAATAGAGTTGAAAATGACCGATCCTGTTCACCAGGTTTAGATGGAGAATGCATCCAATTACCAATAGCTGCTGCAACAAATGCCAAAACAACCACTGTTTCCAATGTTGAATATAACAATCAAATATTTTGTATAGGTCTTTTTGGTGCTATTTCGGGAACAGATCAAACTAATGCTGAATACGCCTTAAATAATATTCAATCTGCAGGGGTATACTTTACTGAAAGTGGCGTAAATCTAACTGGAATTTATGGGCAAATATTCACAAAACTTTCTTGGATTGCCCAACAGATAAGCGGAACCGCTTTTGACAAAGAAACAGTAAACACTGATTTTATGATTGGGGCTGTAACACCTTCAAAAGGTACAGCCTCAGTTTCGGGACAAGTCATTTCTTGGAATATTGATTTCCTTAATGTGGAGACGATTACATTAAAGTACGAATTGACACCAAAATCTAAAGTTTGTGGTACAAAAACGGTCAGCACCTCAAGACTTGATTATAGAAATTCTGCATGTGCAAGTGCCTTCTTAGATATTTCGACACCTTCTACAAATATTTCATGCCCATCCGTTACTTTAGCTGCTCAGACAAATATAAATTGTTTTGGAGATTCAACAGGTACTATAACAATAAATAATGCAACAGGAGGAACAGGTCCTTATACTTATGCTTGGAAAAAAATTGGATCTGCATACGCAACCACTCAAAACTTAACTGGATTAGGAGCTGGAACGTATACTGTTATAGCAACAGATGCTAACGGTTGTACTTCAAGTGAATTATCTGTTATTATAACCCAACCAAATGCTGCTTTAAGCATTACCGTAACTTCCCAAACCAATGTAAATTGCTATAACGACAACATCGGAGCCATCGATTTGACTATTTCTGGTGGAACTGCTCCTTATACTTTTTCATGGAAAAAAGATGCAGCTGCAATCGCCGCCGCTACCGAAGACTTAACAGGAATTGGAGCCGGAACTTATGAAGTAACCGTGACTGACAATAAAGGTTGCAAAACAACAAAATCAATCACCATTACCCAACCAAATGCTGCTTTAAATGTTACTGTAACTTCCCAAACCAATGTAAATTGCTATAATGACACCACCGGAGCCATCGATTTGACTATTTCTGGCGGAACTGCTCCTTATACTTTTTCTTGGAAAAAAGATGCAACTGCAATCGCCGCCACTACCGAAGACTTAACAGGAATTGGAGCCGGAACTTATGAAGTAACTGTGACTGACAATAAAGGCTGTAAAGCGACAAAATCAATCACAATCATTCAACCAAGTGCCGCTTTAACCTGTTCTATAACTCAAGATAAAGCTGTTTCTTCTAATGGTTTAAGCGATGGTCAAGCAACTGTCACTCCACTTGGCGGAAATGGTGAATACACTTATTTATGGGATAATGGTGAAACAACCCAAAAAGCAGTGGGACTCAACGCTGGATCGCATAGCGTAACGGTTACCGATTCCAAAGGATGTAAAACCACTTGCGAAATCACCATCACGCAACCTAACGTGTTGTCTTGCAGCATTACGCAAGACGCGCCTGCCAAATGTTATGGTGACAGCAATGGTATAGCAACCGTAACGGCTATTGGCGGTAATGGAGAATACACTTACTTATGGGATAATGGTGAAACTACTGCCCAAGCTGTAAGTCTAAACGCAGGTTCCCATACCGTAACAGTTACCGATAAACTAGGGTACAAAACAACTTGTAATGTAGTTATTGGTCAACCACAAGACGCTTTAACCTGTTCTATAACTCAAGATAAAGCTGTTTCTTCTAATGGTTTAAGCGATGGTCAAGCAACTGTCACTCCACTTGGCGGAAATGGTGAATACACTTATTTATGGGATAATGGTGAAACTACACAACAAGCCATAGGTCTAAACGCTGGATCGCATAGCGTAACGGTTACCGATTCCAAAGGGTGTAAAACCACTTGCGAAATCACCATCATGCAACCTAACGTGTTGTCCTGCAGCATTACGCAAGACGCGCCTGCCAAATGTTATGGTGACAGCAATGGTATAGCAACCGTAACGGCTATTGGCGGTAACGGAGAATACACTTACTTATGGGATAATGGTGAAACTACTGCCCAAGCTGTAAGTCTAAACGCAGGTTCCCATACCGTAACAGTTACCGATAAACTAGGGTACAAAACAACTTGTAATGTAGTTATTGGTCAACCACAAGACGCTTTAACCTGTTCTATAACTCAAGATAAAGCTGTTTCTTCTAATGGTTTAAGCGATGGTCAAGCAACTGTCACTCCACTTGGCGGAAATGGTGAATACACTTATTTATGGGATAATGGTGAAACAACCCAAAAAGCCATAGGTCTAAACGCTGGATCGCATAGCGTAACGGTTACCGATTCCAAAGGATGTAAAACCACTTGCGAAATCACCATCACGCAACCTAACGTGTTGTCTTGCAGCATTACGCAAGACGCGCCTGCCAAATGTTATGGTGACAGCAATGGTATAGCAACCGTAACGGCTATTGGCGGTAACGGAGAATACACTTACTTATGGGATAATGGTGAAACTACTGCCCAAGCTGTAAGTCTAAACGCAGGTTCACACACCGTAACAGTTACCGATAAACTAGGGTACAAAACAACTTGTAATGTAGTTATTGGTCAACCACAAGACGCTTTAACCTGTTCTATAACTCAAGATAAAGCTGTTTCTTCTAATGGTTTAAGCGATGGTCAAGCAACTGTCACTCCACTTGGCGGAAATGGTGAATACACTTATTTATGGGATAATGGTGAAACTACACAACAAGCCATAGGTCTAAACGCTGGATCGCATAGCGTAACGGTTACCGATTCCAAAGGGTGTAAAACCACTTGCGAAATCACCATCATGCAACCTAACGTGTTGTCCTGCAGCATTACGCAAGACGCGCCTGCCAAATGTTATGGTGACAGCAATGGTATAGCAACCGTAACGGCTATTGGCGGTAACGGAGAATACACTTACTTATGGGATAATGGTGAAACTACTGCCCAAGCTGTAAGTCTAAACGCAGGTTCCCATACCGTAACAGTTACCGATAAACTAGGGTACAAAACAACTTGTAATGTAGTTATTGGTCAACCACAAGACGCTTTAAATGCTACAGCAGTAATTATAAACAACAACAATTGTGTTGGATGCAATAATGGTTCTATTGACCTAACTGTGTCAGGAGGAACAGCTCCATATTCTTTCTTATGGTCAAATGGAGCGACAACCGAAGATATATCGAACTTAACAAATGGTACATATAGTGTTGAAATTACTGATGCTAAAGGTTGCAAAGCAAATTATACCTTCAATATTTCAGAGTCAAGTATAAGCATTACCAAAGATGGCACCTATGTAGATAGCAATCAAGACGGAATAACCAATGTAGGTGATATAGTTAGCTATAATTTCGTAATTACAAATACAGGAAGTGTAACCATAACTAACATAACTGTAACTGATAATAATGCTATTATAACTGGAGGCCCAATCGCAACTTTGGCTCCAGGAGCAACAGATTCAACTACATTCTCTGGTTCTCATGTTATTACTCAAGAAGACATCAATAAAGGATATGTATATAACTTGGCAACGGCTACTGGATATGACCCTGAAGACAAACCTGTAACAGATATTTCTTCTGACCCTACTCCTTGTACTACATGTCCAATCGATCCAGAATGCCCAGATTGTACAATCACTCCACTAACACAGACTCCAGGGATCAATATAACTAAAGATGGAACTTATGTAGATTCAAATCAAGATGGAATTACAAATGTAGGCGATGTGGTTACTTATAATTTTGTTATTAAAAATACGGGTAACACAACATTAACAAACATAACTGTTACCGACAACAATGCGACGATTATTGGAGGACCAATTGCAACGCTTACAGTAGGTGCAACTGATTCTACAACATTCTCTGGTACACATATAATCACTCAAGAAGACATCAATATTGGTTATGTGTACAATTTGGCAACAGTTATTGGTAAAGATCCTAAAGACAATCCTGTAACGGATACTTCATCTGACCCTACGCCTTGTACAACTTGTCCAATAAACCCTGAGTGCCCTGATTGTACTATTACACCATTAACACAAACTTCTGGATTAGTAGTTATAAAAACCGCTACAACAGCAAGTTATAGTATCGTTGGAGATGTAATCAACTATACTATAACTGTAAAAAACACAGGTAATACGACATTGCATCAAATAACAGTAAAAGATCCATTAACAGGATTAGATACAATTATAGAAGTACTAGCTCCAGGTGCAAGTGCAGAATACACTCAAAGTTATACAGTAACACAAGAGGATTTAAACAAAGGTTCTGTAACTAATGTTGCGAAGGCCGATGGATTTACACCAAACGACACTCCAATTAGTGCTTCTGATGATGAAATTGTCAATGAAAAACCAAATGCAATTGATGCTGTAGATGATAATGCAGGCACAATTGTTGGTGTAAATCAAACAACTCCAAATGTAATTAACGTATTCACAAATGATACTTTAAATGCATCACCAGTAAATCCTGCTGATGTTATTCTAACAACTGTTACATCAAACCCATTCTTGCAAATGAATCCTGATGGTTCTATAGATGTTTTGCCAAATGCTCCTGTAGGCGTACAAACAATGACCTATCAAATTTGTGAAAAATTAAATAATACCAATTGTGATACAGCCACTGTAACTGTGACTATTGAAGGACCTAGTATGACCGTTTCTGGAGAAGGAACTTGTACCAATGACGTTCCTTATTTTAGTTACACCACAACTGCCAATAATTTCACTCCAGTAAATGGATTGACATTAACTTGGACGGATAGTAATAACAATGTTGTTGCTACAATGACAAACTTACCTTTAAACGGAAAAGTGTTATGGCCCGGCGCTGTTGTTGATGCAAATGGAAATGGAATTGATTGGCCAGGTTGGATATTAGTTGACGGAAAATGGATAGAAGGTTCAGATGGGTTCGAAAATCTAAGACCTACTGCATCGGTAACATTTACTTTAAATCCAAGTGAGACAATTATAGCACATTATCCTCCATCAACACCATACTGTACTGCAAGACCAGTATTTACAATAGATGCCGTAGATGATACTGCAGGTCCAATAGACGGAATAAATGGCGCGTCAAATGTTCTTAATGTATTCAATAATGACACCTTAAATACAGTTGCCGTAAATCCAGCCGATGTCACTTTAACTTTAGTAACTCCCGATCCAACTGGATTTATGACAATGAATACAGATGGTTCTATAGATTTAAAAGACGGTACACCTGCAGGAACTTATATTTTGACCTATCAAATATGTGAAATTGCAGATGATGGAAATTGTGATACTGCTACTGTTACCATAACCGTTATCTGCAACGATAAAACAAAAATATCTGGTATCGTTTTCAATGCTGGCACAAACACTCCTTTGGCAAATGTACCTGTAAACTTAGTACCACAAGGAACTACTACTGGTCCGATCCAAATCAGAATTACCAATGCACAAGGGTATTATAATTTTACAGGAATGGTTCCTGGAGATTATTTGGTACAAGTACAGGATGCTAATTTGAATGCCGCATATCAATTATATCCTGTAAATTCAAGTTTGTTCTTTACCACTTTAGAAAACTGTAAATATCAAACACACGATTTTGGATACGACAAATCAGAATTACCAGTATTAGGAGATTTTGTTTGGTATGATGCAAATAATAACGGAATACAAGATGAGTGGTTTGATGCCAACAATGATAATCTTGTTACTCAAAATATTCCAGATGCCAATGGTTCATTTGAATATAGCAAATGGGAATGGATTGACCTTAACGGTGATGGAAGTTATAAAGGTCAAGTAAACGTTGGAGAATTAAATGCAGCAGGTTTTGGTAATGCAAAATCACCTAATTTATTTGTAACTGGGCCAAATGATTACAATAAAAGTGTAATAATTGGTATTCAAGGATTCTGGAGAAACAGACCGCCAGTTGGTGCTTTTGGTGATTACAAAGTTGAATTAAAAATGGATGCCAACTTAGAAGCTCAATCTTCAGCGATTGGCGCTACAGGATTGGTTAAAGTCTTGCCAAGTACAACTAAAAATGAAAACCCTAAAAACACAGGCAAACCATCAAGTTTTGAAGTTTGTGGTCCTACAAACGGAAATCCACAAACGGCTGCTGTAACTGCAAATAATCAAGTGCATTTAGATATAGACTTTGGTATCAGCTGCAAAATGTTTGCCAACATACAAGCGACCCCAGATACTTATAATGTAACACAATGTTCAATTATTGATGATATTCGCAATGCATTAAGCAATGATTTACTAAATGGCTCTCCAGCAAATATTAGTGATTTTAAATTTAAATTACTAACTGCCTTAGGACAATACATCAAAATTGATGATGCAGGAAATGTCACATTTGTAAATGGAGTAGCTGCCGGTCAATACACCTTTGACTATCAAGTTTGTGAAGCTGCAAACCCTACAAATTGTAGCACATCAACAATTACTATTAATGTTGCTGGAATTGAACCGGTAACAATTTCAAGTGCAACATGTAATGCAGATACAACACCAGTTGATCTAACAGCATTATTACCACAAGGTATACCAACAAACGGGACATGGATTGACACAGAGAATACAGGAGGATTAAATGGAAACATTCTTAATGCCTTTGGAATACCAGTAAACAAATACAAATACGAATATAAAATTACTGGTGATTGTCCAAGAAGTATCTTTTTAGAATTGGATATCAATGACGATTGTAAAGTACTCCCTTGCAAAACTATTATTGTTCATAATGCTTTCTCTGCGAATGAAGATGGAAAAAATGATTACTTCCAAATTGAAAACTTAGAAAACAATGATTGTTATAAAAACATAAGAGTCGAAATATTCAATCGTTGGGGAGTTCTTGTGTTTGAAAAAGATAATTACAACAATGAAGGCAATGCATTTAGAGGAAAATCAGAAGGAAGAACAACTATCAATAAAAATGATGGATTACCAACTGGAACATATTTCTATATTTTAAGTTACGATACCGTAGATGGTCTTGGTAAAATTCTAAATGTTAAAAAAGATGGTTATCTATATTTAGTTAAATAG
- a CDS encoding CAP domain-containing protein, whose protein sequence is MNTKTLCILLITSVIAIMTSCSSDENSDAVEAKLPIVTVYNYSPDEIQTMSLINNYRVSIGLNALEKINHVSYKSEEHDNYMIANNVVNHDDFVARSENIIKALGAKRVSENIAYNYNSAQGAFDAWLNSPGHKENIEGDFTHFGISIRENPVNHRKYYTNIFVKM, encoded by the coding sequence ATGAATACCAAAACACTGTGTATATTATTGATTACCTCAGTAATAGCAATTATGACTTCCTGTTCATCAGATGAAAATTCAGATGCCGTTGAAGCAAAATTACCAATTGTGACGGTTTATAATTATAGTCCTGACGAAATTCAGACCATGTCTTTAATTAATAATTATAGGGTAAGTATTGGTTTGAATGCTTTGGAAAAAATTAATCATGTCTCCTATAAATCTGAGGAGCATGACAATTATATGATTGCAAACAATGTAGTTAATCATGATGATTTTGTCGCTCGTTCAGAGAATATCATAAAAGCTTTGGGAGCAAAACGAGTTAGCGAAAATATTGCCTATAATTATAACAGTGCACAAGGAGCATTTGATGCTTGGTTAAACAGCCCGGGACATAAAGAAAATATTGAAGGAGATTTTACTCATTTTGGAATTTCAATACGAGAGAATCCAGTCAACCACAGAAAATATTATACCAATATATTTGTAAAAATGTAA